Below is a window of Ktedonobacteraceae bacterium DNA.
GGAGATGTATGACGAGCTGGTTGCCACTACACCCGCCATCAAGCTCGAAATGATGCGCATTCCGGGCGTAGGGCCGAAGAAGATCAACGCCATCTACACCCAGTTGCACGTCAACAGCATCGCCGAGCTGGAGCAGGCGTGCAAAGAGGGGAAGGTGGCCGCGCTGCCCGGCTTCGGCAAGAAGACGCAGGACAACATCCTGCAAGGGCTGGCCTTTCTCGCGCAACATTCCGGTCGTTTCCTCTATCCCGTGGCCGAGGAAGAGGCGGAGCGCATCTACAAGGTGCTAAGGGCCATACCGGAGATTGTGCGCCTGGAGATTGGCGGAAGCCTGCGCCGCCGCCGCGAGACGATTGGCGATATCGACATGGTGGCAAGCGTGGCCGATGACGCCGGCATTGACGTGCGGCGCAAGATCATGGACGTGTTCACCAGCCAGCCCTCGGTCGAAGCGATCACCGGCAAGGGCGACACAAAGTCGAGCGTGGTTCTCAAATCCGGCATCAATATGGACCTGCGCGTCGTCAACGACAGCCAGTTCCCCTACACGCTGCACCATTTCACCGGCTCCAAAGAGCATCACATCCCCCTGCGGCGGCGCGCGCTCAGCATGAACATGACCATCAACGATTATGGCCTCTTCAAGGGCAAGGAGCCGAACCTGGAGCTTATTCCGTGCAAGGATGAGGCAGATATCTATGCCGCGCTGGGCATGGACTACATCGAACCCGAGTTGCGCGAAGATATGGGCGAGATCGAGGCTGCTATCCAGCACAAGCTGCCCAGACTGGTGCAGATGAGCGATATTAAGGGCATACTGCACGTGCATTCGGTCTGGAGCGATGGACAGAATACCATTCGCGAGATGGCCGAGGCATGCATCGCGCGGGGCTTTACCTATCTCGGCATGAGCGACCATAGCAAAGTCGCGGCCTATGCCGGCGGGCTGAATGAAGATGCCCTGCGCCGCCAGGGCGAGGAGATCGACCGCCTGAACGAAGAATTCGCGGGTCGCATTCATATCCTCAAAGGGACAGAATGCGATATCCTGCGCGATGGCTCGCTCGATTTTCCCGACGATGTGCTGGCGAGCCTGGATTTTGTCGTCGCCTCCATCCACAGCCAGTTCAATCTCTCGCCCGAAGAGCAAACACAGCGCATGCTGCGCGCCATCGCGAACCCCTATGTCGATATCATCGGCCACCCGACCGGACGCATCCTGCTCGGCAGAGAGGGCTACTCGCTGGATGTAGAGGCGATCATCGATGCCGCCGCCGAACATCACGTCAGCATCGAAATCAACGCCCATCCCTCGCGACTCGACCTGGATTGGCGCTACCTGCATCGCGCGCGCGACAAGGGCATGAAAATCCCCATCGATCCCGACGCGCACAGCATCGATGGACTGGATGTCTTGAAATACGGCGTGAATATAGCGCGCAAAGGCTGGCTGCGTCCCCAGGATGTACTGAATGCCATGCCGTTGCAGGAACTGCTGGATTATTTCAGGAAGAGAAGAACGGGCCGCAAGTGAGGACTTACTAGTTGAAGCATCTTGATTATGGGATTTCACAAAATAGTTTGGCAAGGGACGCGGGCCGATAAATCGGCCCGCGTGGACCACCGGATGAATACATTAAAATTCCTAATCAAGATTTTTCCACTGGCTCCCCGTCCATATCCAGGTTTTGGCCTGTCTATTAGCTTTATCTCCTGTCGTTGCCAGGACAAGGATATACTGGCGAGCAGCATCGTAGGCAGCACTATTGTAGCCGCCGCTGGGAGCGGGCATGGCGGATTGCTCGACCCAGGTAGTACCATTCCAGAGCCAGGTATCGGAC
It encodes the following:
- the polX gene encoding DNA polymerase/3'-5' exonuclease PolX, yielding MDKNQVANVLDEVGTLLELKEGTSPFEVRAYQNAARSVNALDGDIEQLVREGKLKGVPGLGPTIIKRIEELVNTGHMEMYDELVATTPAIKLEMMRIPGVGPKKINAIYTQLHVNSIAELEQACKEGKVAALPGFGKKTQDNILQGLAFLAQHSGRFLYPVAEEEAERIYKVLRAIPEIVRLEIGGSLRRRRETIGDIDMVASVADDAGIDVRRKIMDVFTSQPSVEAITGKGDTKSSVVLKSGINMDLRVVNDSQFPYTLHHFTGSKEHHIPLRRRALSMNMTINDYGLFKGKEPNLELIPCKDEADIYAALGMDYIEPELREDMGEIEAAIQHKLPRLVQMSDIKGILHVHSVWSDGQNTIREMAEACIARGFTYLGMSDHSKVAAYAGGLNEDALRRQGEEIDRLNEEFAGRIHILKGTECDILRDGSLDFPDDVLASLDFVVASIHSQFNLSPEEQTQRMLRAIANPYVDIIGHPTGRILLGREGYSLDVEAIIDAAAEHHVSIEINAHPSRLDLDWRYLHRARDKGMKIPIDPDAHSIDGLDVLKYGVNIARKGWLRPQDVLNAMPLQELLDYFRKRRTGRK